The genomic DNA ACCACAGGCAATTACGCCAAATCCACCAGCATTGGAAAGGGCGCTCACCAGATTGCTTTCTGAAAGCCAGCTCATGGCACCACCAAGAATCGCATAATCCGTTCCCAGAAAATCCGTTCCTTTTTTCCATAATTGATCCAGTTTCTTACGGCCTGCTGTGGTCATATTCTCACCCAAACTATATTTTGTATTATTATTTTATTCGCCGTCCAGACCATAAGCAGTATGAAGAGCCCGAACAGCCAGTTCCGTATATTCCGCTTCGATCAGAACGCTGATTTTAATTTCTGAAGTCGAAATCACCTGAATATTGATCCCTTTATCGGCAAGAGCCTTAAACATGGTTGCGGCCACACCGGCATGCGAACGCATACCTACCCCTATAACAGATATTTTGGCAACATTCACATCCGTAATCAGATTATCAAATTCAATATTATCAGCCCTGTTTAACATTTCTTCCGCTTTTTCAAGGTCAGATTGTGTCACAGTAAAAGTCAGATCGGTCTTTTTACCGTCTTCGGTTTCATTCTGGATGATCATATCGACGTTAATATTTCCGTCTGCAAGAAGCGTGAAAATATTGCTGGCAATACCCGGCTTGTTTTTTACACCGACCAGGGTGACCTGGGCTTCATTTTTGGCATATGCTATACCACTTACAACTTGTTTTTCCACAATTTCATCCTCATCAACAACCATGGTTCCCGGTTTATCAGTAAAACTTGAAAGCACCTGTACACGAACTTTGTGGTTCATTGCCATAGCAACTGAACGTGTTTGCAGCACTTTCGCTCCTAAAGAGGCCATTTCCAGCATCTCTTCATAGGTAATTTTATCCAGTTTACGGGCCTTTGGAACAATTCTGGGGTCTGTTGTATAAACCCCTTCCACATCTGTATAAATATCACATCGGTCAGCACCGATTGCCGCCGCCAACGCCACTGCCGACGTATCAGAACCACCGCGGCCGAGTGTGGTTATTCTGTTATCATCAGAAATTCCCTGAAATCCAGCAATTACGCAAACAATACCTTCATTCATGCGCTCGTTAATGGCATCCGTGCCGATTTCCTCAACGCGGGCGGCACTATGGACCTGATTTGTCCGAAACGGAATTTGCCAGCCCAGCCAGGAACGGGCAGGAATGCCAATATTCTGTAAAGCCAATGCCAACAGGCCGGCTGTAATCTGTTCTCCCGCTGAAACAACCGTATCATATTCACGGGCGTCATGCAGTGGGGAAATTTCTTCTACCCAGCCGATGAGCTTATCAGTTGTCCCTGCCATAGCAGAAACAAAGACCGAAACCTGATTTCCAAGGTCCACTTCTTTTTTTACACGTTGGGCTACATTTCTGATCCGATCAATATCGGCAACAGAGGTCCCGCCAAATTTCATCACTATTCGTGCCATAACAGACTTCTACTCAGCTTCGCATATTTAAATATGAGCAATTTTTTGTTTCTATTTTATTTGTTTCGCGCAATACATATATCTTTATCGGTGCTTGAAGCAAGTGCCGACTTGTATATATTAGATAATAATTGCCTTTTTTTGTTTTGAGATTGCCATGAATGCTGAAAATACCACTGCTCAGGCCAAATCCGTTAACCCGGATGAAATTGCACATTTTTCATCAATGGCAGCGACCTGGTGGGATCCGAAAGGCCCATTCAAGCCTCTGCACCAGTTAAACCCGACGCGAATCGAATTTATCCGGGATCAGATTTGTGAACATTTTGGGCGCGATTCTCTGTCTGAAATTCCTCTCAAGGGTTTGCGTATTCTTGACATCGGTTGCGGTGGTGGACTGCTTTGTGAACCCATGGCCCGACTTGGGGCGACTATGGTCGGCGCGGATGCCGCCGAAAAAAACATCAAAACTGCCAAGCTTCATGCGGAACAGATGAACCTTAACATTGATTACAGACATATTACCGCAGAAGAGCTGGCGGAGCAGGGGGAAAAATTTGATGTTATCCTTAATATGGAAGTGATTGAACACGTGGCCGATATCAAATCATTCCTTGAGGCCTGTCATCAGCTCCTTAAGGATAATGGATGTATGACCTTATCCACCCTGAACAGAACCGTTAAATCATGGGCCATGGCCATTGTCGGTGCAGAATATATTTTGCGCTGGCTGCCGAAAGGTACCCATGACTGGCATAAATTTTTAAAACCTTCCGAATTATGTGACCATGCTTCAAAGTGCGGCTTTAGCATTACCACAATAAATGGCATGGTGTTTAATCCGCTTAACGCTACATGGATGCTTGATCGGCATGATTATTCGGTTAATTATGTCGCTCTCGCTGTAAAATCAAACAATGGATAAGCGTCCCGAAAATCAGACCATGCGAATCTGGAGCCCGGAAGGTGAAAAAACCGAAATTCGCCAGATTACCAATGAAGTCCCGGTCGTACTTGAATATAACTGTGTGACTTTTGCCGTCATGATGGCATCCCCCACAGATCTGATTGATTTTTCCTATGGATTTAGCTTAACTGAGGGCATTGTGTCTGGAAAAAAAGATATAATTTACGCCCAGATTAAAGAAGCCCCAAAAGGGAAAGTTGCGGCCATCGAGATTAATGCCCGTTCATTTCACAAACTTGAAAAATATAACCGTACCCTTTCGGGCCGAACAGGGTGCGGACTTTGCGGTGTTGAAAAACTGGATCAGGCTTTTAAGCCATTGGAAAAAGTTGGCTCGGATTTAAAGGTGAAGGCGGAACTGATTCACAAAGCAATGCAGGAAATAAAAGCCCATCAACATTTGAATAAAGAAACGGGAGCGCTGCATGCAGCGGCTTTTGCTGACAAATCAGGGAAAATTATTGCCGTACGTGAGGATGTCGGACGTCATAATGCTCTTGATAAACTGATCGGTCATCTGATGCAGGAGGAAATTGACCCGGGCAGCGGCTTTGCACTGATTACAAGCCGGTGCAGTTTCGAAATGGTTCAGAAATGCGCGATTGCCGGAATTCCGATCATTGCGGCAGTATCGGCCACCACTGGCCTGGCTGTTGATCTTGCGGATCAGGCAGGCATTTCAATAATTGCCTTTGCCCGCAAGCAGGGTTTAAATGTCGTTACCGATAGTGAAAATCGCATATTATAATGAAAATTATTATAATCGCTTGAACCGGCCAGCCAACTTTTCTGCTTCGATCAAATTTTCAGGCGTATTGATATTAAAAAAAGGGTCAGGGTTATCTGACCATTCCAGTTCCACCGCTTTTTGAGTTTTGAGCCAGGACATCATTTTTCGTTCGCCTTTTTTCAATGCTTTTTCCAGATCATCGAGTAATGAGACATCCCAAAGTGCATGGGTCGGATGAAGATGGCCGTTTGATTTAGCAACCACCACAGAAGCCGAAGAATGATGCAAAAGCATTTCAACAAAGTTGTCCGGGATAAAGGGGGTATCAGCAGAAACGGTGACTATTTTCTGATAAGAATGGCGCTTTGCATAATTTAAAGCTGTATAAAGTCCAATCATAGGGCCCGCATGGAGGCCAAAATCCGGGATATCCGGCACAACGTCTATTGTAATATCCAATTCAGCCAGATTGGAGTTTAGAATTATCCTATCAACCTGCGACTCCAATCGATCAACAATATGATCAATTATTCTTCTTTTTCCCAAAGTCAAAAGGAACTTGTCATCACCACCCATACGGCGTGACTGTCCCCCTGCCAGGATAACCCCGAGCAGGTGGCTTTTTTTAATTTCTTCCTTATGCATGGAAATTAGCTGTCGAGTTTGCCGGATCCCGGAACAGGCAGGATATCGATGCCCTCTTCAATCAGCTCTTCGGTTTCACGAATAGTTGTCTCGCCATAAATGCCTCTCTTTTCACCTTCACCATAGTGAATTTTGCGGGCTTCTTCGGCAAAGTTGCTGCCAACATATTCGCACGACTTTTCAATCTGGCGGCGAAACTTGGCCATTGTATTATGCATATGCTCAAGCGCACGCTTCACATCTTCCGAACTGACTTGGTTTGTCGGATCGGAATGGGCGCTGACCATCACTCTGTGATCATCCTGATCTGTTGAATAGTGACCTCTGTCATTATGTTTTTCACTGCCCGCTGAAATATTGGGGGCCATCAATGATTTTGATATTTTTGTACTTCCGCAGAGAGGGCATTCAACCAGGCCGCTGTCAACCTGCGTCTGATAGGCTTCGCTATTTTGAAACCAAGCTTCAAAAACATGGCCGTCACAACATTTAATATCAAATAAAATCATAATATTTTCAACCGCTTAACGAGAGCATTAACCATAAGGACAACTTCGTAGTTTAAGACAACTATCTACCTTACTTCCTGTATAGCAATATTTTTATCGTGGGTCAAAGCCGCAATTTTATTTCTTGCCTCGGCGACTTTTGCCATGTCAATTTCTGCAATAATCACCCCTGGCTTATCCCCGCCATCAGCGAGAATATTACCCCAGGGATCAATGATCAGGGAGTGGCCAAATGTATGCCTTCCGTTTCGATGGTTTCCGACCTGTGCAGGTGCAAAGACGAATGCGCCATTTTCTATTGCCCGCGCTTTAAGGAGAGTATGCCAGTGCGCTTTTCCTGTCTGATAAGTAAAAGCAGACGGGACTGTCAGCATCGTGGCCCCCGCCTTGGCAAGAGCCCTGTAAAGATATGGAAAACGAAGATCATAACAAATGGATAAGCCAACTTTTCCCCAGGGCAGGGTGGCAAGTATGGCAACATCCCCCGCCTGATACGAGTTTGATTCGCGGTAGGCTTTTTCCCCTGGAAGATCGACATCAAACATATGGATTTTATCATAAGTGGCTATTTTTTCTCCGGCAGGCGAAAAAAGAAAACTTCTGTTCGCAGCTTTATCACCATTTCTAATGGCAATAGACCCAATCAGCAGCCAAATACCGAGCTCTTTTGCCAAAGCAGCAAAGTGACGCCATGAGGTATCTTCTTCCTCTGGGGATATTTTCTCCATGACCTGTTTTGTGCCAAAGTCAAGGAGCGTTGTCATTTCCGGGGTGAGCACAAATTCTGCCCCTTTTGCCACCGCCTGACGAATAAATTTATCTGCAACAGCAATATTTTCTTCAATAACATCGTCAGATGTCATTTGAACAAGGCCAACTTTAAAATGTGTATTTAAGGAAGTCATGCTTCAGACTAACATAATTTCCGTCTCCGTTCCATCAGGACGGATTTTGGGCCAATAGGGCGTCAAGGTGCCCGGCACGGTCCAGGGCATAAAGATCGTCACTTCCACCAATATGATCACCATTAATAAAAACCTGAGGCACAGTCGTTGCGCCACCGGAACGACTTAACATTTCCTGTTTATATTCGTCTTTGGACCAAATATTATATTCGGTAAACTGGCTGCCTTTGGCGTTCAGCAATTGCTTTGCCAGAGTACAGTATCCGCAGCCCGGACGGGTATATATAACGACTTCAGCCATATTCATTTTCACCTTCAGTTTCAATTTCCCTGATATATATTGATTTGGCTGTATTTTTCAATGGTCAATTTCATTATTTAGGGTCATACGGGGATACAACCCGATAAACTGTCAGTACAAATACTTTTTGTGCCCCAGCCTTTTTAAGCGCTTTTGCGCAATTCTCCGTCGTTGCGCCCGTTGTATAAACATCATCTATCAGAAGTATATTTTTGTTTTTAATATCTTTTTTTCTTTCCGGCACAACTTTAAAGGCGCCGGTTACATTTTTGGCCCGCTTCTTTATATTCCCCTGCTGGGGAGGGGTGTTTTTAATACGGACAAGGATATCCGGTTCATGGTTAAGGGAAAGCGCTTTAGCCAGACTGCGGGATAACAGTGCTGATTGGTTATAACGTCTTGAAAATTGTCTATGTTTATGGAGAGGGACCGGCATGATAAGGTCAGTATTCTCAAAGAGGTCTTTCCCTGCCTGTAACAACAATTTGGTAAAATAACCCGCATATTCCGGCTTATCATGATGTTTAAAGCCAATCACCATTTTACGGCTGTCATCATCATATCTAAGGGCAGAAATCGCCCGATCAAATGACCGTTCCTTTTTCTGGCAGGCTGCACATAAATTTTCACCTAAATCACGAAAGTCATTGGCCAGCTCAATTTCAAAAGGATAGCCGCAACAATTGCATTTGGGGCCGGAAAGAAAATGAAGTTTTTTCCAGCAATCGGGGCAAATATTCTGCGCACTGTCAACGCGGGCCGAACAGCTTAGACATTTGGGCGGCAAAATTATGTCGAGTGCCATATGGGCAAGCTTATTAAATGTCGTAAAAATTTTCTTATTCCCCCGGATGTACATTTGCTGCTTTTCGTCTGTGTTCAAAAATGCCATATAGACATTATGACACAGAAAAAGTTCAAATTTAAAGCTTCAAATGAAAGTGACCTCTTTAACCGGTCCCTAATAAAGTTGCGGCGTGATAAAATTAGCCCAACTTTTGCCAAACATGATTTCTTAAAAAAAGAAATCAGTCACAGACTGATTGATAATCTTGATGATATAAAAAAATCCTTCGATATCATTTTGACAATGAATGTGGACGAAAGTTGTCTGACCCAAAGATTTAAACAGGCCTTGGTTATCCAACAGGACATATCATTGAACATGCTAAAAGATGGGGCTGAATTAACAATACAGGCCGATGAAGAATATTTACCCTATAAAAATCAATGCCTTGAGCTGGTTTTAAGTTGTCTTAACCTACATTGGGTCAATGATTTACCGGGAACCTTGATCCAGATCTTAAGATCCCTAAAACCGGATGGGTTGTTCCTTGGCGCGATCTTTGGCGGTGAAACACTAACCGAATTGCGTCAAGCAATGCTAAAAGCGGATATTGAACTGCGCGGTGGTACAAGCCCCCATATTTCACCGTTTATTGATGTTCGTGATGCGGGATCATTATTGCAAAGAGCAGGCTTTGCCCTTCCGGTTGTCAGCATGGAAAGAATTTATGTGACATATTCAGATGCCTTTAGCCTGATGAAAGAGCTTAAAGCGATGGGCGAGAATAATGCCCTGTTAAAGCAGTATAAGGGGCTAACATCCCCAAGGGTAATGGCTAAAGTGGCGAAAATTTATCACCAGAATTATGCCAATAAGGATGGCAGAATTCCTGCCACTTTTGACATCGTTTATTTGCAGGGATGGGCCCCCCATGAAAGTCAGCAAAAACCGCTTAAACCTGGATCCGCAAAAATGTCGCTGAAGGATGCATTGGCAGCACCATCTAAAAAACTATAAAAAATCACGGATCATAGCGATAAGCGGTTCATCTGCCGGCGGCATGGGATAATTTTTCAGTTCATTTATTTTTACCCATTTAAGCTGCTGTCCTTCGCGCGGATGAGGTACACCGTCCCATTTCCGGCACAAAAAGACCGGCATCAGAAGATGAAAGTCTTCATAACTGTGCGAGGCAAATGTAAAAGCCGCAAGACAGGATTCGGCCGTATCAATATTCAATTCTTCTTTTAGTTCACGGATCAGGGCTCTTTCCGGCGTTTCCCCGGCTTCGAGCTTACCGCCGGGGAATTCCCAAAGACCTGCCATACTTTTGCCCTCAGGTCTTTGTGTAATAAGAATTCTGCCATCAATATCAACCATAACAACTGCAGAAACAGTAATAACCTTCACCGGCCCTTCAGGTCTTCCTCCTGGCGGGTCTGGACAAAATTCGCTTACACTCATATTTTTTCCTTATTGATTGGCTTATGCGCGCAGATTAGCTGCGATAATCAGCATTTATGCTGATATAATCATGTGTCAGATCACAAGTCCAAACAGTTGCCTCGCCTTCACCGACACCAACATCAACACTAATATCAATCTCGCTTCCCTGAAAATGTTTTGTACAAAGGTCTTCATCATACCCTTCGACCCGCATACCCCGGTCCGTCACTTTCTGATCACCAATTGTGATCATCAGAGCATCCCGGTTAGCCCTCTCTCCTGCTTTGCCAACGGCCATAACGATACGTCCCCAATTGGCGTCTTCGCCGGCAATGGCTGTTTTTACCAGCGGTGAATTTGCAATGCTCATGGCAATTTTCTTTGCAGATCCATCATTTTCCGCCCCGGTTACTTTAATTGTAATAAATTTGGTGGCCCCTTCGCCGTCCCTGACAATCTGATGTGACAGATCAAGCATCAGTTCAGACAATTTTTCTTTAAAGTCGCCCAGGATTGGATCATTTACATCGCTAATTTTATCCTTTTTTCCTGTTGCAAAGGCAAGAACCGTGTCGGATGTGGACATATCACTGTCCACGGTTATGCTGTTAAATGATTTTTCATTCTCGGAAGACAAAAGCGCTTGCAGAACAGACTGATCAAGGGCCGCATCGGTAAATATAAACCCAAGCATTGTTGCCATATCCGGCGCGATCATGCCGGATCCTTTGGCAAAGCCGTTAATAGTAACCCGTTTTTCGCCAATTATTGCCTGCTTTGTGCATAATTTAGGGAATGTGTCCGTGGTCAGGATAGCATCGCCGGCCTGTTGCCAATTATCCTTTTCCGTTTTTATGCCTTCTTCCAGTTTTTTATTTATGAGACCTGCTTTAAGAACCTCCCCGATGACACCGGTAGAGGCCACATAAACTTCATCTGGTCCACAGCCGGCAATTTTGCAGACAAGATCAATATTTGAAGTCATAGCGTCAATTCCAGCCTGACCGGTAAAAGCATTTGAATTTCCGGCATTGACAAGAAGGGCTTTAGCCATTTTGCCCGATTTTAGGTTTGCCTTACACTGATCAACAGGCGCGGATGAGCATTTTGATTTGGTAAGAACTCCGGCAACCGTCGCTCCTTCCGGAAATAATACAAGAAGAAGATCGTCACGATTTTTATATTTCATATGCGTTGCCGCCGTTCCCAGAATTACTCCGGATATTTCAGGTAGCTTAACATTCGTATCAGGTGCCAGAGGAGATTTTTTCATTATTGTTTATCACATTGGATCTTGGTTGTTCTCAAATATTTCCCCTTATAAGCTTCAAAAAGAAGAATTGTCCATATTTTCTCTGAAAATTATCAATTATATAGGCATCAATCATTGACAGCGAGGCTTTGCACTCTTATTTGTGCTACTCTACATGTGTGTAAATGTTCGAATTTTGGCCAGTATAGATCGGGCATTGAAATTTGAAAAAGTGAGGGCGGTTACTTAAGGCCCCCGATTAGGAATAAATAATGCTGGGAATGGGCAAGATCGCCAAAAAATTATTTGGCACATCAAATGAACGATATTTAAAAAGCCTGGAGCCGCGCATCAATGCCATTAATGCTCTTGAGCCTGAAATTTCGGCCTTATCTGACGACGCACTAAAAGCCAAAACCATCGAATTTCGTGAGCGCCTTGAGAATGGTGAAAAGCTTGACAATTTGCTTATCGAAGCGTTTGCCGTCGTCCGGGAAGCAGCAAAAAGAACTCTAGGCCAACGCCATTATGATGTACAGCTGATCGGCGGAATTGTGCTTCATGAAGGAAAAATCGCCGAAATGAAAACGGGTGAGGGTAAAACACTTGTATCCACACTCGCCGGTTATCTAAATGCCCTACCGGGCCGTGGTGTTCATATTGTAACCGTCAATGATTATCTTGCCAGCCGCGATTCCGATTGGATGGGCCAGATTTACCGTTTCCTGGGTATGTCTGTCGGCAGTATTGTTCCGAACATTGCTGATGAAAACAGAAAAGCCGCTTATGCCTGTGATGTCACATACGCCACCAACAATGAGCTGGGGTTTGATTATCTGCGTGACAATATGAAATTTCACCCGAGTGCCATGGCACAGCGCGAGCCTTATTTTGCCATTGTTGACGAAGTGGACAGTATTTTAATCGATGAGGCGCGGACTCCATTGATTATTTCCGGCCCGACCGAAGACAAATCAGAACTTTATATTTCCATCAATAAAATAATTCCGGATCTATTGCCGGAAGATTATGACGTTGATGAGAAAAGCCGCACCATTTCCCTGACCGAAGAAGGCATGGAACATCTGGAAGATATCCTTAAAAAAGCAGGACTTATTAAAACCGACAATTTATATGATTATGGCAATGTGGCTGTGGTTCACCATGTCAATCAGGCGCTGAAAGCCCATAAATTGTTTATGGCGGAAAAAGACTATATCGTCAAAAATGGTGAAATTATCCTGATTGATGAATTTACCGGTCGTATGATGGATGGCCGACGCCTGTCAGAAGGACTTCATCAGGCAATTGAAGCAAAAGAAGGCGTAGATATCCGCACCGAGAACCAGACACTTGCTTCGGTTACTTTCCAGAATTACTTCCGGCTATATGAAAAGCTTGCCGGTATGACCGGTACCGCCGCAACCGAAGAGGCTGAATTTGCAGATATTTATGGATTGGGCGTTGTCGAAATTCCGACAAATGTTGATGTGGCACGGATTGATGACCATGACGAAATTTACCGCACAGCCAATGAAAAATATGCGGCCATTGTAAACCGAATAGAAGAATGCCACAAAACGAGACAACCAATTCTTGTTGGTACCGTAAGCATTGAAAAATCCGAATATATTTCAGATATGCTCAAGAAACGAAAAATTCCGCATAATGTTCTGAATGCCAAATTTCATGAGGCGGAAGCCTTTATTGTCAGTCAGGCCGGTCGTGAAGGAGCCGTAACTATCGCCACCAATATGGCTGGTCGCGGTACAGATATTCAGCTCGGTGGTAATATTGATATGCGCATTGAGCGTGAGGTTCTGGAAGAAGACGAGGCAGAACGTCAAAAGCATATTGAAAAAATTAAAGAGGAAGTGGCGGCCGAGAAAAAGGTTGTTAAAGAACTGGGTGGCCTTTTTGTTCTTGGAACTGAACGTCATGAAAGCCGAAGAATAGACAATCAGCTTCGTGGTCGGTCAGGTCGTCAGGGGGACCCTGGCTATTCAAAGTTTTATCTCAGCATGGAAGATGATCTTATGCGCATCTTTGGGGGAGAGCGCATGGACAGCTGGATGCAGAAGCTTGGCTTTGAAGAAGGCGAATCTCTCACCCATCCTTGGCTAAACCGTGCGGTTGAGAAATCGCAGGAAAAAGTTGAAACCCGAAATTATGATATCCGTAAAAACCTGCTTAAATTTGACGATGTGATGAATGACCAGCGAAAAGCCATTTATGAGCAACGCCGGGAAGTCATGACAGAAGAAAATCTTGAAGAAACCATTGCTGATATGCGTGAGCATCTGATTGATGATTTGCTGGCCGTACACGTGCCTGCGCGAAGCTATTCCGAAAATTGGGACATTCAGGGACTTTCCATTGAAACAAAGCGGATTTTCGGACAGGATTTTGGTCTTGCTGAATGGGCGGGTGAAGATGGTATCGACAGTGAAACTTTTGGTGATCGGTTAATTGATGCCGCCAACCGGTTAATGGCTAAAAGAAGTGTTGATATCGGTCCCGATATCATGCGTCATCTGGAAAGAACAATACTGCTTCAATCCATTGACACTCATTGGAAAGAACATCTAGCGCATCTTGACCATTTGCGTCAGGTAATTCAGTTAAGAGCCTATGGACAGAGAAATCCTCTGGATGAATATAAAACAGAGGCTTTTTCAATGTTTGAAAAAATGTTGGCCAATACGCGTGATAATGTTGCCATGCTGATGGCCCATGTTGAGATCAGAAGGGAAGAGGAAGTCCCGGAGCTGGCAGAGCCTGACCGGGGCAGTATGCTCGAAAGTCATCCTGGGGAAACTTTGCCCCCAGCAGACGGCAATCCGGGACAATGGAAAAACACACCACGCAATGCCCTATGCCCATGTGGCAGCGGTAAAAAATATAAACACTGCCATGGACAAGTTATGCCAAAAGTTGGCCGGAATGATCCATGCCCTTGCGGGAGTGGTAAAAAATACAAGCATTGCCATGGTGTGATATAAATAATTCTCTGAATAAAACACAAAAAAAGCGCCGACAAAATACGGCGCTTTTTTAATGTCATAAAGTTGTCCTAAAGAGAAATATTACCCATATTGAGGAATTTCTCGTTTCTGAGTTCTCTTAATTTTTCAGGGCCTATCGCCGAAAACTCCATCAAGGCATTATCAATTGCCTTACCCACTGCTTTCATGGTTTTTTCATGATCCCGATGGGCGCCACCGATAGGTTCTGGAATAACCTCGTCAATTACTTCCAGCTTCAGAAGGTCTTGTGCTGTAATTTTAAGAGCATTAGCAGCATCTTCTGCCTTTTCGTTGGTGCGCCATAATATGGAGGCGCAGCCTTCCGGGGAAATAACGCTGTATACGGCATGTTCCATCATCAAAACTTTATTACCAACCGCTAGAGCAACGGCACCACCGGACCCACCTTCGCCAACAATGATGCTGATGAGGGGCACTTTTACTTGAAGACAGGCTTCGGTTGATCGGGCAATTGCTTCCGCCTGACCGCGTTCTTCAGCCCCTATGCCGGGGTAGGCTCCTGCCGTATCGACAAAAGTCACAATGGGAATTTTAAACTGATCCGCAAGATGAAAAAGCCTTACGGCTTTGCGGAACCCCTCAGGCCGTGCCATACCAAAATTATGTTTGATCCGGCTCTGAGTATCATTACCTTTCTCATGACCGACAACCATGACTGACTGGCCTTTAAAACGGCCAATGCCACCAATAATAGCCTGATCATCAGCATAGCTTCGATCTCCTGCCAGCTCCATAAAATCCGTAAAAAGATTTTCAATATAATCTGATAAATGAGGGCGGTCAGGATGACGGGCTACTTTAATTTTTTCCCATGATGACAATTTAGCATATGTGGACCTTAATAGGTCATCAAGCTTTGCTTCCAGTCGTCTTACTTCTTCGGCAATGTTAATTTCATCACCACTTTCCAAACTTTTAATGTCGCGAATGCGGCTTTCCAGTTCGGCGATAGATTTTTCAAAATCCAAATAGGTTTGCATATAATATGACTTCACTATTATTGTTCGCAAAAAAGACGTTATACCCTCTGGGAAGGAAAAAGGCGACTAAAAAAACATCACAAAAATAAATAAACCCGTTATTTTACAAGCGGGTGTTTGCTTTGTACCAGTGATTTCAGACGTTCTTCAAGCACATGTGTGTATATTTGCGTTGTGCTGATATCGGCATGACCGAGCATTTTCTGAACCGCCCTGAGGTCAGCCCCGTTGGCAAGAAGATGGGTGGCAAAAGCATGTCTTAAGACATGTGGGGAAAGGGAAGAGGGTAAAATACCCACCTCGGCTCCAAGCTGTTTTAACTGTTGCGCAAAACGGTGTCTTGTTAAATGGCCCTGTTTGCCATTTGACGGAAAAAGC from Emcibacteraceae bacterium includes the following:
- a CDS encoding aspartate kinase, whose product is MARIVMKFGGTSVADIDRIRNVAQRVKKEVDLGNQVSVFVSAMAGTTDKLIGWVEEISPLHDAREYDTVVSAGEQITAGLLALALQNIGIPARSWLGWQIPFRTNQVHSAARVEEIGTDAINERMNEGIVCVIAGFQGISDDNRITTLGRGGSDTSAVALAAAIGADRCDIYTDVEGVYTTDPRIVPKARKLDKITYEEMLEMASLGAKVLQTRSVAMAMNHKVRVQVLSSFTDKPGTMVVDEDEIVEKQVVSGIAYAKNEAQVTLVGVKNKPGIASNIFTLLADGNINVDMIIQNETEDGKKTDLTFTVTQSDLEKAEEMLNRADNIEFDNLITDVNVAKISVIGVGMRSHAGVAATMFKALADKGINIQVISTSEIKISVLIEAEYTELAVRALHTAYGLDGE
- the ubiG gene encoding bifunctional 2-polyprenyl-6-hydroxyphenol methylase/3-demethylubiquinol 3-O-methyltransferase UbiG, producing MNAENTTAQAKSVNPDEIAHFSSMAATWWDPKGPFKPLHQLNPTRIEFIRDQICEHFGRDSLSEIPLKGLRILDIGCGGGLLCEPMARLGATMVGADAAEKNIKTAKLHAEQMNLNIDYRHITAEELAEQGEKFDVILNMEVIEHVADIKSFLEACHQLLKDNGCMTLSTLNRTVKSWAMAIVGAEYILRWLPKGTHDWHKFLKPSELCDHASKCGFSITTINGMVFNPLNATWMLDRHDYSVNYVALAVKSNNG
- the fdhD gene encoding formate dehydrogenase accessory sulfurtransferase FdhD encodes the protein MDKRPENQTMRIWSPEGEKTEIRQITNEVPVVLEYNCVTFAVMMASPTDLIDFSYGFSLTEGIVSGKKDIIYAQIKEAPKGKVAAIEINARSFHKLEKYNRTLSGRTGCGLCGVEKLDQAFKPLEKVGSDLKVKAELIHKAMQEIKAHQHLNKETGALHAAAFADKSGKIIAVREDVGRHNALDKLIGHLMQEEIDPGSGFALITSRCSFEMVQKCAIAGIPIIAAVSATTGLAVDLADQAGISIIAFARKQGLNVVTDSENRIL
- the mobA gene encoding molybdenum cofactor guanylyltransferase MobA, with amino-acid sequence MHKEEIKKSHLLGVILAGGQSRRMGGDDKFLLTLGKRRIIDHIVDRLESQVDRIILNSNLAELDITIDVVPDIPDFGLHAGPMIGLYTALNYAKRHSYQKIVTVSADTPFIPDNFVEMLLHHSSASVVVAKSNGHLHPTHALWDVSLLDDLEKALKKGERKMMSWLKTQKAVELEWSDNPDPFFNINTPENLIEAEKLAGRFKRL
- a CDS encoding DUF1178 family protein — translated: MILFDIKCCDGHVFEAWFQNSEAYQTQVDSGLVECPLCGSTKISKSLMAPNISAGSEKHNDRGHYSTDQDDHRVMVSAHSDPTNQVSSEDVKRALEHMHNTMAKFRRQIEKSCEYVGSNFAEEARKIHYGEGEKRGIYGETTIRETEELIEEGIDILPVPGSGKLDS
- a CDS encoding carbon-nitrogen hydrolase family protein; this translates as MTSLNTHFKVGLVQMTSDDVIEENIAVADKFIRQAVAKGAEFVLTPEMTTLLDFGTKQVMEKISPEEEDTSWRHFAALAKELGIWLLIGSIAIRNGDKAANRSFLFSPAGEKIATYDKIHMFDVDLPGEKAYRESNSYQAGDVAILATLPWGKVGLSICYDLRFPYLYRALAKAGATMLTVPSAFTYQTGKAHWHTLLKARAIENGAFVFAPAQVGNHRNGRHTFGHSLIIDPWGNILADGGDKPGVIIAEIDMAKVAEARNKIAALTHDKNIAIQEVR
- the grxC gene encoding glutaredoxin 3, translating into MAEVVIYTRPGCGYCTLAKQLLNAKGSQFTEYNIWSKDEYKQEMLSRSGGATTVPQVFINGDHIGGSDDLYALDRAGHLDALLAQNPS
- a CDS encoding ComF family protein → MALDIILPPKCLSCSARVDSAQNICPDCWKKLHFLSGPKCNCCGYPFEIELANDFRDLGENLCAACQKKERSFDRAISALRYDDDSRKMVIGFKHHDKPEYAGYFTKLLLQAGKDLFENTDLIMPVPLHKHRQFSRRYNQSALLSRSLAKALSLNHEPDILVRIKNTPPQQGNIKKRAKNVTGAFKVVPERKKDIKNKNILLIDDVYTTGATTENCAKALKKAGAQKVFVLTVYRVVSPYDPK
- a CDS encoding methyltransferase domain-containing protein → MRRDKISPTFAKHDFLKKEISHRLIDNLDDIKKSFDIILTMNVDESCLTQRFKQALVIQQDISLNMLKDGAELTIQADEEYLPYKNQCLELVLSCLNLHWVNDLPGTLIQILRSLKPDGLFLGAIFGGETLTELRQAMLKADIELRGGTSPHISPFIDVRDAGSLLQRAGFALPVVSMERIYVTYSDAFSLMKELKAMGENNALLKQYKGLTSPRVMAKVAKIYHQNYANKDGRIPATFDIVYLQGWAPHESQQKPLKPGSAKMSLKDALAAPSKKL